The window GGCCTTCGTCGCCCAGTTCGGCGACCAGTCCCCGGACACGGGCGAGACGATGGCGCCCGTGGGCTACAAGGTCGTCCGGGTGGACGTGTCCAACGGCATCATCGAGGACTTCGCCGCCAACAAGAGCAAGGGCAGCGGCGGTCCGGCGACGAAGCTGGGCAAGGCGGGCCTGGAGCGCCCCGTCGACGCCCGCTTCGACCCGAGCGGCAAGGCGCTCTACATCGTGGACTACGGCGTCATGCTGGTGAAGGCGAAGGGCGTCTACATCCCCTTCGAGAAGACCGGGGTGCTGTGGCGCATCACCCGCACCGCGCCCGAGGTGAAGCCATGAGGACCGCCGCGCTCGTCGTGCTGTCCCTCGCCGCCCTGGCGGCCTGTGGCCCCTCGCGCCGGGGGCCCGCCTTCGGCACCCCTCGGGAGTTCACCGCGAAGGAGCAGGAGGGCCGCGTCCTCTTCATGCGCCACTGCAACCAGTGCCACCCGGGCGGCTCGGGAGGCCTGGGGCCGAGCATCAACAACAAGCCCCTGCCGTCCTTCGCCATGCGCACGCAGATACGCCAGGGCGTCGGCTCCATGCCCGCCTTCACCGACGAGATGCTCGCCGACGCCGAGGTGGACGCCATCCTCGCGTACCTGAACGAGCTGCAGGAGGAGAAGGACTAGGCACGTCGCGGGCCTGTCCAGGCATGCCACGGGCGATTGACTTGGGGCTTCACTCCGAGTGACCTAGCGTACGCGCGCTGTGGGGGCGCGGGCTCGAATCCCGAGCGGGTCTTCAGGGGGATGACACATGGGTCGATCGCGGATGTCGAAGGACCTCGAACAGCTGGAGCAGCATGGGCCGCCGCGGCTGTCCGTCGACTCCCTGGAGCTGGAGGGTGAGCAGTTCGCGGTGTTCGCCTGGGACGTCGACCGTCCGCGTGGGGCCGACCTCACGCAGTCCGAGCGCCACGTCCTCGAGCTGCTCGTGTCCGGCGCCTCCAACGCCGACATCGCGCGTGCTCGGCGAGCCTCGGTGCGCACGGTGGCGAACCAGGTCGCGAGCGTGCTGCGCAAGCTCGGCGCCGCCTCGCGCTATGAGTTGATCCAGCGCTTCGGAACGACGCGTGGCCGCGCGCACTGACCCCATCCGCGTCGTCGAGGCGGCGTACACGTGGGAGCCGGATGAGCGCCGCTGGCTCGACGGGCTCGTCGCCGCGGCCTCCCGCTTCGACGTGGGCGGCGGCACCATCGCCTTGACGGTCGAAGCAGGCGCGGCCACGCGCGTCACCGCGCTCGCGAGCATGAAGGCAGCCGAAGAGCACGCGCGTGCGGTCCGTGCCGTCACCGAGAGCCTCCCGCTGGCGCTCGCGCACCGGGTCCTCGCGCCCACCGAGTTCGTCGGCAACTCGGAATACCGGATGACGCGGCTCGCACGCGGCACAGAAGGGCGGGAGCGCACCCTCATTCGTGAATGCGACCGCGCGCTCCCAGCCATGTGGGCGCTGGTCAGCGGCGAACCGACGCGGCGCTCGCTGATGTTGTGCTTCCCGCGTCGAACACAAGAGAGCGGAGCCAGCCACGAGCCGTTCCCACACCGTGATGGCCGGTCGCTCGGGCTGATTGGAGCGCACCTGGGCGCGGCGCTGCGCTTGCGCACGGCGCTGGCCCCGTGCGCCGACGACCCGGAGACCGAAGCCGTCCTCCGGAGCGACGGCAAGCTCCTTCATGCCACCGGCGACGCGTGCACGAGCCGGGCGCGCGAGTCACTGGTCGATGCGGTGCTGGCTTCCGAGCGAGCGCGCGGGCGGATGCGTCGCGAGGCCCCCGACGACGCGCTGCGCGCATGGACGGCGCTGGTCCGGGGACGCTGGACCATCATCGACTCGACGGAGCGCGATGGACGCCGCTATCTGCTCGCCAGACGCAACCCGCTGCATCACGGCAACAGCATCCTCGAGCTGACCCCCGACGAGCGCGACGTCGCGTGGCTCGCCGCGCTGGGCCATTCGTTCAAGTACATCGCCTACGAGCTTGGAATCCCGCTCTCGACGGCCGCGAGCAGGCTGCGCCGTGCGATGCGCAAGCTGGGGGTGAGGTCACGCAAGGAGCTGCTGAAGAAGCTCGGGACCGCGCCTCCCGGACAAAAATGACCATGGAGGGCGGTGAGCGGCCTCGGTAGTGATTCGAGGATGAACGCCTCCACCTTCCGGCTCATCGTCCTCGTCGCCGCGGCGCTCATGCTCCCGGCCTGCAAGGACTGGATCGACATCAACGACCAGGACCGCGACAAGATCCTCGCCCAACTCGACAAGAGCACGAACGAGCTGTCCGGCAGCGTCAACGGCCTCTCCGAGACGTTCGCCCGCGAGCGCGGCAAGCTCTCCCAGGAGCTGCAGCAGACCCTCGCCCTCTCCATCGCGAACCTGAACGAGCTTGTCGCCCAGCTCGACCGCAGCGCCGACAAGATGCGCGTCAGCGTCACCAACTTCCAGCAGGACACGGGGTCCAACCTGCAGGGCAGCATCACCCGCCTCCAGGGAACGATTGCCACGCTCCAGAACAACCTGACCGCCGACGGCGCGGCGACGATTCTCCTCACGACGAAGCAGCTCGAGGAGCAACGCGAGCAGCTCCTCAAGCAGACCCACGCGACCGTGCAGTCGGTGATACGCCCGACGCTGGAGCGCCTCAGCCGCGTGGGGGATGACCTCGTCGGCAAGGTGACGCTCACGGTCAACGTCGTCATCGTGCGCGTGGTCACCGGCCTCCTCGCCGCCATCGCGCTCATCGGCGCGGTGCTGGCGTTCCTCAAGCTGGAGGCGTCGGCGCGGCGCTGGCCCGCGGTGGCCTTCACGACGGTGATTGTCGCCGGGTCAGGCCTCTCGGCGACCGTGCTCGCGGAGCCGATCGCGCTCATCGGCGCGCCGAACCACCAGATTCCGACCGGCACGGCCGTCTGCGCGAACATGACCCAGGCCAGCCTCCGCTTCCGCGAGGCCGCCCCATCGGGCCGCCGCGGCAAACCAGCGAACCTCCCCGACGCCGACGAGCGCGCCTTCAAGCTCAAGGACCTCTCGGTGGAGTGCGAGATCTTCGCGCCAACCGGTGCCCTGGGCCAGCAGGCCAAGGACGCCTTTGTCGTGGCGAGCCTCTACTTCGACGACCGCATCCCCTGCGTGACCGACGCCGACTGCCTGGCGGGCGCGGCCGACCTCCGCTGCGACCCGGTCTCGAACGTGTGCGTCCTGTCGCCCACGATCTGCAAAGGCCCCGCCGAGTGCCCGGCGGGGAACCAGTGCGTCTCACACCGCTGCGTGCCCATCACCGGGCCCACGGCGGCCTGCACCACGCCGCACGACTGTCGCCCCGAGCAGTCCTGCGACCGCGCCACGGGTAGGTGCCTCGTCACCGCGGACGTCCCGCCCACGTCCTGCGACGTCGACCCCAAGCAGCTCGGACCGTGCAGCCGCGGCGTCCTCGGCTCGAAGGACCGCTGGGTGGTCTGCAAGCAGACCGTCGAGCGCCAGCTCGAGGCCTGCAACGGCATCGATGACGACTGCGACGGCACGCCCGACCAGGGCCTCGCGAGCGCCGAGCCCTGCATCGCCGAGGGCCAGGTCGGCTACTGCCGCGACGGCGTGAAGACCTGCGCCGGCGCCGCCGGGTGGCAGTGCCAGCCGCGCTCACGCCGGGACGAGGTCGCCCAGGGGTGCAACAACGTGGACGATGACTGCGACGGCACGGTGGACAACGGCGTCACCCTCGGTGGCAGCTGCTCGGCCGGTGTCGGCGACTGCGCGAGACGCGCGACCCAGCAGTGCGTCAATGGCGCCACGCTCTGCGTGCCCGGCCAACCCCTCACCGAGGTCTGCGGCAACGGCGCCGACGATGACTGCGACGGCGCGACCGACGGCGCCGACAGCAACCTGGCCGGCATCCCCGAGAGCTGCAACGGGGTCGATGACAACTGCAACGGCGCCGTCGACGACGGAATCTTCTGCCGCCCGGTGAAGCTCGTCATGAGTGATGTCGACGACGAGACCTACCTCTGGTTCGGTGACTCGACCGACAAGAACAACGCCATCTGTGGCGTCAGGCGGAGCGGTAACAGCAACGGCGCCGGTGAGTGCGACCTCGTCGCCAGCCTGCAGCAGAGGGGAATCGGCGTCGGCAAGCACCGCTTCACCATCATGACCGTGAACAGCGGATGCTTTGGCACGAGCTCGCACGCCCAGGTCGTCACCGACGTGGAGACCGAGACTGTCCACAGACAGGGCCGCGTCACCGCGCACTGCGGCTGGGTGGAGAAGGACCAGTTCGAGGTGGACTTCACGACGGGCGAGGTGTTCCCGGTACAGAACTGGGGGTGCGTCAACGACGGCAACTGCCGCCCGTGAGCGCGGGCGGTTCGAGGGACACCCTCTGTCGGGCAGCCAGCACATGGTTTCGAGACGATTGCGTTCCGTAACCCGGGCCCCTAGCTTGGAGTTATGGAACGACGTCGTCTCGTATCTCGGCGCCCCCGCCGTGCCGCCGCGGAAGCCCCGGAGGCGGACGAGGTCCGCCGCCCCGGCCGGCCGAGGAGCGAGGAGGCGCACGGCGCCATCCTGGACGCCGCCATCTCCCTCATCCGCGAGGTGGGCTACGACGCGCTGACGATGGACGCCATCGCCACGCGCGCGAGCGTGGGCAAGGCAACGGTGTACCGCCGCTGGTCGTCGAAGGAGACACTGGTAGCGGAGTCCCTGGAGCGCCTCATGCGCGCCCTCCTCGTCCCGGACACGGGGACCACCGGCGGCGACCTGAACGCGATGATGCGCGACGCACGGGGCATGTACAAAGACCCGGCCACCCGGGCGCTCCTGTCCGGGCTCGTCGCGGCCATGGCCCACAGCGAGCGCATCGCCCAGGTGGTCCGCGGCGGCTTCATCGCCGCGCGGCGCGAGGCCTTGAGACAGGTGCTGAACCGGGGCGTGGAGCGCGGCGAGCTGCGCAAGGGGCTGGACCTGGACCTGGCGCTGGACCTGCTGGGCGGCCCGCTCTTCTACCGCTTCCTCATCACCGGAGGCCCCGTCGACGAGCGGCTCACGCGCGGCGTCGTGGAGACCGTGCTTCGGGGGTTCGCCCCGTAGGACTGAAGCTGTTCAACGCGAGCCATGGAGGCTGTGAGCCCAGATGGACTTCCTCTCTGACGACATGCGGCGGGACCCGTACCCCTTCTACGCCCAGGCGCGGGAGCACTTCCCCGTGCTGCACGAGCCCGGCGCGGACCTGTGGCTGCTGTTCGACTACGACAGCGTGAAGCGCGCCCTCAACGACCACGAGGCCTTCAGCAACATCGTGGAGACGTCCTCGGGCCAGACGCCGGACTGGCTCGTCTTCTCGGACCCGCCGCGCCACTCGAAGCTGCGCGCCATCGTGATGCGGGCCTTCACGCCGAAGTCCATCGCCAGCCTGGAGCCGCGCGTCCGTGAGCTGTCGCACGAGCTGCTGGCCCCGGCGCTGGAGCGCGGTGAGCTGGACCTGGTGGCGGACTTCGCGGCCCCGCTCCCCGTCATGGTGATTGCGGAGATGATTGGCATTCCCATCGCGGACCGGCGGCGCTTCCTCGCGTGGTCCGACGTCATCATGCTGCTGAGCTACACCCTCTCGGGTGGCGACGCGGCGGCGCGGGCGGTGGAGCAGCACGCCCGGGTGAAGGAGGAGATGCGCCTCTACCTCCGGGAGCTCGCCGCCGAGCGCCGGAAGGCCCCGAAGGATGACCTCCTGACGCGGCTGGTGGAGGCGGAGGTGGACGGCGAGCGGCTGACGGAGGACGAGCTGCTGGGCTTCTTCCAGCTCCTGCTGTCCGCCGGCACGGAGACGACGACCAACCTCATCAGCAATGCCATCCTCTCCTTCCTGGAGCACCCGGAGCAGCTCGCGCGGCTGAGGGCAGAGCCCGGGCTGCTGCCCTCGGCCATCGAGGAGGTGCTCCGCTACCGCACGCCGGTGCAGCTGGCGTTCCGCAAGACGAAGCGGGACGTGGAGCTGAACGGACAGCAGGTGCCCGAAGGAAAGCTGGTGCTGCCGCTGCTGGGCTCGGCGAACCGGGACGCCACGAAGTTCAGGGACGCGGAGTCCTTCGACATCACCCGGGACCCCAACCCGCACATCGCCTTCGGCCACGGCATCCACTTCTGCCTGGGGGCGTCGCTCTCCCGGCTGGAGGGCCGCGTCGCCCTCACGCACCTCCTGGAGACGCTGAAGGACTTCCGGCGGACCAGCGACGCGCCCTGGGTGCCGCGCAAGGCGCTCCACGTGCTGGGACCCGCGAGCCTGCCCCTGCGCTTCGAGCCCGTCCGGCGGGCTGCCGCGGGCGCATAGCGAGCGGCGCCAGCCTCCAGCAAGGCGTGGGCGCTCTGCCCGCTTGCGGCGGCGAACCCTCCTGCCACGCCTGGACCGGCGAGGCATGCTCACTCCGCCCGCTTGCGGCGGCGCGACATGATGCGGCTCAGCGCCACCTCGGTGATGCCCAGGTAGGCCGCCACGTCGCGCTGGGGCACGCGCCCCTTAAGGTGCGGGTGCTCATCCCAGAACCGGTCCAGGCGCTCCTCGGCGGACAGGTCGAGGAACTCCTGCTCGCGGCGCTCCTTGAGGATGAAGTGCCGCTCCGCCACCCGGCGCGCCAGCCGCTCCCAGCACACATGGCCCTGCTCGAGCGCCTGGAGGTCGCGGGCCTGGAACACCAGCACGCGGCTCGGCTCGAGCGCTTCGATGGAGGTCATCGACGGCAGGCGCTGCAGCATCTCCGCGTAGGCGCCAATCAGCTCGTGCTCGGCGCGGAAGGCCTTGATGGACTCTCCGCCGCGCGCCGACACGCGCACGGCGCGGAACACGCCCTGGAGCACCACGGCGACGCGGTCCGGCGGGTCTCCCGGCCGCAGGAACAGCTCCCGCTTCGCGAGCGCCTGCTCCCTCGCCACCGCCTCGGCCTTCTCCCACTCCTCGGGAGGGATGGGGGCCACGGTGCAGAGGTGCTCGAAGAACTTCGGGAAGCGCATGGGGGTAGGGGCCTCGGGGTTGACCCAGGTTAAGGCGGCGGCCGTGCCGGGTGCCATACACCCGTGGGCATGTCCATCAACGTCTACGCGGTGGCCACGCCCTTCGTCATCGTCCTGGCCCTGGCGGAGTTCGCGTACTGCGTGGTGCGCCGCAATGGCTACTACAGCTTCCAGGACTCCATCGCGAGCATGGGCACCGCGGTGATGAACCAGTGCGTCAACGTGGCGGTGGCGCTGCTGGTGCTGCCCCTCTTCACGCAGCTGGGCCAGCTGGCGCCGTGGAAGCTCGACGTGTCCTCGCCGCTGGCGCTGGTGGGCCTCTTCCTGGGCGTCGACTTCCTCTTCTACTGGTTCCACCGCTTCGGCCACCGGACGAACATCGGCTGGGCGGCGCACTCCCCGCACCACTCCACGGAGGAGCTCAACTACGCGGTGGCCCTGCGGGCGAGCGTGACGCAGCGCCTCTTCTCGTTCCTCTTCTACTGGCCGCTGGTGGTGGTGGGCTTCCCGCCGGAGGCGGTGCTGGCGATGGTGGCCTTCCACCTGGTGCTGCAGTTCATCCCGCACACCCGCGTCATCCCGAAGCTGCCCCGGTGGGTGGAGTCCTGGCTGAACACGCCGTCGCACCACCGCGTGCACCACGCGCGCAACGACGCGTACATCGACAAGAACTACGCGGGCTTCCTCATCATCTGGGACCGGCTGTTCGGCACCTTCGCGGAGGAGAAGGAGCCCTGCTCCTATGGCCTCACCACTCCGGCGAACACCTGGGACCCCACGGTCATCAACTTCCAGGCGTGGGGCCGGCTCGTGGGCGATGCGGTGGCGACGCGGAGCGGGTGGGACCGGCTGCGCATCTGGGTGATGCCCACGGGCTGGCGGCCCGCGGACCTGCCGCCGCGCTCGCTCGGGTACTGGAAGCAGGATGGCGTGGAGGTGAAGTTCAGCTCCACGGAGCTGCCCGGCATCCGCGGCTACCTCATCTTCCAGCTGTTCGCGTCGATGCCGTTCATGCTGCTGGTGAGCCACCATGCCTCGCCACTGTCGGGCTGGCGGAAGGTGGCGCTGAGCCTGCTGCTCTGGGCAATGGCGACCGCCTGGAGCGGGATGCTGGAGTCGAAGCGCTGGAGCCTGCCGCTGGAGCTGGCGCGGGTGCTCGCCATGGGCGTGGCGGTGACGCTGTGGCTCGTCCAGGCCGGAGCGCCCCAGGCGTGGAGCGCGCTCACCGCGGCGTGGCTGCTCGTGTCGCTCACCTGGCTGCTGGCGGCGCGCGGTGGGGCCCGGAGCAACCCACCAGTGGCCCACGGCTCGCGCTGAAGCACATCAGGCGGGCCGCCGGAGCATGAGGGGCCAATGACGCCCAGCCCCGGGTCCGTCACCAGGAGGGGCGCGGGCCGGACGGCGACTCGCCCTTCCCAGGCAGGAACGTGGCGGTCCGCATCAGGCCACCTCCCCGACGGGTGCGGCCTCCCCGGTCCGCACCAGCTCCCAGGTCGAAAAAGGGTCCTTCATCCGGGCCCAGCGCACCGGCCCGCGCGCCAGCTCCTCGGGGGTCAGCAGGCACGCCTCGAGCTGCCGCGCCATCTCCTCATGGTCCGCGTCCTGGGTGATGAACACGATTTCCTGCCGCCGGTCGCCATGCGGGCCCACCGTCTCGCGCTCGATTTCGGCGCGGGCCTCGGCGTCCTCCGGCCACTCGGAGCGGGGCACCGCCGCCCACCACAGGCCACCGGGCTCGAAGCTGGACGCGCCTCCCGCCTGCGCCCAGAGCCCGGCGATGTCGTTGCGCGTGGCGAGCCAGAAGAACCCCTTGGAGCGCAGCACGCCCTTCCAGCTCCCCTGGATGAAGCGCCACAGGCGCGCGGGGTGGAAGGGCACGCGGCCGCGGAAGACGAAGCTGCGGATGCCGTACTCCTCCGTCTCCGGCACGTGCTCGCCCCGCAGCTCCTTGAGCCAGCCGGGAGCCTTCTGGGCCCGCTCGAAGTCGAAGCGGCCGGTGTTCAGCACCGCGGCGAGCGGCACGCGCCCCCGCTCCGCCGTGACGAGGTGCGCCTCGGGGTTGAGCCTGCGCAGCACCTCCGCCAGACGGCCCTGCTCCCCGGCGGAGACGAGGTCCGTCTTGTTGAGCACCAGCACGTCGGCGAACTCGACCTG of the Pyxidicoccus xibeiensis genome contains:
- a CDS encoding cytochrome P450, translating into MDFLSDDMRRDPYPFYAQAREHFPVLHEPGADLWLLFDYDSVKRALNDHEAFSNIVETSSGQTPDWLVFSDPPRHSKLRAIVMRAFTPKSIASLEPRVRELSHELLAPALERGELDLVADFAAPLPVMVIAEMIGIPIADRRRFLAWSDVIMLLSYTLSGGDAAARAVEQHARVKEEMRLYLRELAAERRKAPKDDLLTRLVEAEVDGERLTEDELLGFFQLLLSAGTETTTNLISNAILSFLEHPEQLARLRAEPGLLPSAIEEVLRYRTPVQLAFRKTKRDVELNGQQVPEGKLVLPLLGSANRDATKFRDAESFDITRDPNPHIAFGHGIHFCLGASLSRLEGRVALTHLLETLKDFRRTSDAPWVPRKALHVLGPASLPLRFEPVRRAAAGA
- a CDS encoding helix-turn-helix transcriptional regulator, which encodes MAARTDPIRVVEAAYTWEPDERRWLDGLVAAASRFDVGGGTIALTVEAGAATRVTALASMKAAEEHARAVRAVTESLPLALAHRVLAPTEFVGNSEYRMTRLARGTEGRERTLIRECDRALPAMWALVSGEPTRRSLMLCFPRRTQESGASHEPFPHRDGRSLGLIGAHLGAALRLRTALAPCADDPETEAVLRSDGKLLHATGDACTSRARESLVDAVLASERARGRMRREAPDDALRAWTALVRGRWTIIDSTERDGRRYLLARRNPLHHGNSILELTPDERDVAWLAALGHSFKYIAYELGIPLSTAASRLRRAMRKLGVRSRKELLKKLGTAPPGQK
- a CDS encoding MopE-related protein — encoded protein: MNASTFRLIVLVAAALMLPACKDWIDINDQDRDKILAQLDKSTNELSGSVNGLSETFARERGKLSQELQQTLALSIANLNELVAQLDRSADKMRVSVTNFQQDTGSNLQGSITRLQGTIATLQNNLTADGAATILLTTKQLEEQREQLLKQTHATVQSVIRPTLERLSRVGDDLVGKVTLTVNVVIVRVVTGLLAAIALIGAVLAFLKLEASARRWPAVAFTTVIVAGSGLSATVLAEPIALIGAPNHQIPTGTAVCANMTQASLRFREAAPSGRRGKPANLPDADERAFKLKDLSVECEIFAPTGALGQQAKDAFVVASLYFDDRIPCVTDADCLAGAADLRCDPVSNVCVLSPTICKGPAECPAGNQCVSHRCVPITGPTAACTTPHDCRPEQSCDRATGRCLVTADVPPTSCDVDPKQLGPCSRGVLGSKDRWVVCKQTVERQLEACNGIDDDCDGTPDQGLASAEPCIAEGQVGYCRDGVKTCAGAAGWQCQPRSRRDEVAQGCNNVDDDCDGTVDNGVTLGGSCSAGVGDCARRATQQCVNGATLCVPGQPLTEVCGNGADDDCDGATDGADSNLAGIPESCNGVDDNCNGAVDDGIFCRPVKLVMSDVDDETYLWFGDSTDKNNAICGVRRSGNSNGAGECDLVASLQQRGIGVGKHRFTIMTVNSGCFGTSSHAQVVTDVETETVHRQGRVTAHCGWVEKDQFEVDFTTGEVFPVQNWGCVNDGNCRP
- a CDS encoding c-type cytochrome is translated as MRTAALVVLSLAALAACGPSRRGPAFGTPREFTAKEQEGRVLFMRHCNQCHPGGSGGLGPSINNKPLPSFAMRTQIRQGVGSMPAFTDEMLADAEVDAILAYLNELQEEKD
- a CDS encoding TetR/AcrR family transcriptional regulator; this translates as MERRRLVSRRPRRAAAEAPEADEVRRPGRPRSEEAHGAILDAAISLIREVGYDALTMDAIATRASVGKATVYRRWSSKETLVAESLERLMRALLVPDTGTTGGDLNAMMRDARGMYKDPATRALLSGLVAAMAHSERIAQVVRGGFIAARREALRQVLNRGVERGELRKGLDLDLALDLLGGPLFYRFLITGGPVDERLTRGVVETVLRGFAP
- a CDS encoding Crp/Fnr family transcriptional regulator, yielding MRFPKFFEHLCTVAPIPPEEWEKAEAVAREQALAKRELFLRPGDPPDRVAVVLQGVFRAVRVSARGGESIKAFRAEHELIGAYAEMLQRLPSMTSIEALEPSRVLVFQARDLQALEQGHVCWERLARRVAERHFILKERREQEFLDLSAEERLDRFWDEHPHLKGRVPQRDVAAYLGITEVALSRIMSRRRKRAE
- a CDS encoding sterol desaturase family protein, with product MSINVYAVATPFVIVLALAEFAYCVVRRNGYYSFQDSIASMGTAVMNQCVNVAVALLVLPLFTQLGQLAPWKLDVSSPLALVGLFLGVDFLFYWFHRFGHRTNIGWAAHSPHHSTEELNYAVALRASVTQRLFSFLFYWPLVVVGFPPEAVLAMVAFHLVLQFIPHTRVIPKLPRWVESWLNTPSHHRVHHARNDAYIDKNYAGFLIIWDRLFGTFAEEKEPCSYGLTTPANTWDPTVINFQAWGRLVGDAVATRSGWDRLRIWVMPTGWRPADLPPRSLGYWKQDGVEVKFSSTELPGIRGYLIFQLFASMPFMLLVSHHASPLSGWRKVALSLLLWAMATAWSGMLESKRWSLPLELARVLAMGVAVTLWLVQAGAPQAWSALTAAWLLVSLTWLLAARGGARSNPPVAHGSR
- a CDS encoding response regulator transcription factor — its product is MGRSRMSKDLEQLEQHGPPRLSVDSLELEGEQFAVFAWDVDRPRGADLTQSERHVLELLVSGASNADIARARRASVRTVANQVASVLRKLGAASRYELIQRFGTTRGRAH
- the zigA gene encoding zinc metallochaperone GTPase ZigA — encoded protein: MTGPATASRLPVTVLSGFLGAGKTTLLNHVLHNREGLRVAVIVNDMSEVNIDAKLVSGGAALSRVDEKLVELSNGCICCTLREDLLREVARLAREGRFDYLLIESTGISEPLPVAETFTFADESGHGLSDVARLDTLVTVVDAFNFLKDWEAADGLADRGLAAAEEDERTVVDLLVEQVEFADVLVLNKTDLVSAGEQGRLAEVLRRLNPEAHLVTAERGRVPLAAVLNTGRFDFERAQKAPGWLKELRGEHVPETEEYGIRSFVFRGRVPFHPARLWRFIQGSWKGVLRSKGFFWLATRNDIAGLWAQAGGASSFEPGGLWWAAVPRSEWPEDAEARAEIERETVGPHGDRRQEIVFITQDADHEEMARQLEACLLTPEELARGPVRWARMKDPFSTWELVRTGEAAPVGEVA